From Oncorhynchus gorbuscha isolate QuinsamMale2020 ecotype Even-year unplaced genomic scaffold, OgorEven_v1.0 Un_scaffold_28:::fragment_2:::debris, whole genome shotgun sequence, a single genomic window includes:
- the angptl4 gene encoding angiopoietin-related protein 4: MKTTLVTVTLCLVILMATGNPFERRGGLAAGGKEKRVQYAAWDDVNVIAHGLLQLGQGLKEHVDKTKGQMRDITAKLKAFNGTVADLGKEGQRLQAEGDALKARARGLEDREVQVLNVTAELRERTEEMQQERKRVDERMNKLEEKVDGMLQGEGLPDMNAGNYSDARIIQWMLEAQNKRIDDLVNRIRLQQDKLDKQNVRIRTLQNQIQLTKERPAFRRKPEEAVHNGSIEQRDSPVEMASDCHELFLKGETASGVYTIQPLNYQSFEVCCEMTAEGGWTVIQRRQNGSVDFDQLWLAYQSGFGSLSGEFWLGLEKMHAVAKDTDYTLKVKFSDWMDDSETVQYPIRLGGEESHYALHIQETSIGNLESSLATDASGLPFSTRDQDNDQKSDTNCAKHLSGGWWFSNCGRSNLNGRYFMSPPPKQRHQRKQGVFWKTWRGRYYPLKTTVMMIAPIAIENKS, translated from the exons ATGAAGACAACACTAGTAACTGTGACTCTGTGCCTGGTCATTCTGATGGCCACCGGCAACCCCttcgagaggagaggaggcttgGCCGCTGGCGGGAAGGAGAAGAGGGTGCAATATGCGGCGTGGGACGATGTGAACGTGATCGCCCACGGCCTGCTCCAGCTGGGTCAGGGGCTCAAGGAGCATGTGGACAAGACCAAGGGCCAGATGAGGGATATCACTGCCAAGCTGAAGGCCTTCAACGGTACCGTGGCCGACCTGGGCAAGGAGGGTCAGAGGCTGCAGGCGGAGGGCGATGCACTGAAGGCCCGGGCCCGGGGGCTGGAGGACAGGGAAGTCCAGGTGCTCAACGTGACGGCCGAgctgagggagaggacagaggagatgcagcaggagaggaagagggtggatgAGCGGATGAACAAGCTGGAGGAGAAGGTGGATGGCATGCTGCAGGGAGAGGGGCTGCCCGACATGAATGCAGGCAACTACAGCGATGCCCGCATCATTCAG TGGATGCTGGAAGCTCAGAATAAACGTATTGATGACCTGGTCAACAGAATCCGACTCCAGCAAGATAAACTTGACAAGCAGAACGTGCGCATCAGAACCCTGCAAAACCAG ATTCAGCTGACAAAAGAGAGACCAGCATTCAGGCGTAAACCAGAGGAGGCCGTTCACAATGGTAGCATTGAGCAGCGCGACTCACCCGTCG AGATGGCCTCCGATTGCCATGAGCTGTTCCTGAAAGGTGAGACGGCCAGTGGCGTGTACACCATTCAGCCATTAAACTACCAATCCTTTGAAGTCTGCTGCGAAATGACAGCCG AAGGTGGCTGGACTGTGATCCAGAGGCGCCAGAATGGCTCAGTTGACTTTGACCAGCTATGGCTGGCCTACCAGAGCGGCTTTGGCAGTCTGAGTG gtgAGTTCTGGCTTGGTCTTGAGAAGATGCACGCCGTGGCCAAAGACACGGACTACACCCTCAAGGTCAAGTTTTCCGACTGGATGGATGATTCTGAGACGGTCCAGTACCCCATCCGTCTGGGCGGGGAGGAGAGCCACTACGCCCTCCACATCCAGGAGACCTCCATCGGAAACCTGGAGAGCTCCCTGGCCACCGACGCCTCCGGCCTGCCCTTCTCCACCCGCGACCAAGACAATGACCAGAAGAGCGACACCAACTGCGCCAAACACCTCTCTG GTGGTTGGTGGTTCAGCAACTGCGGACGCTCCAACCTGAACGGGCGCTACTTCATGAGCCCTCCTCCCAAACAGAGGCATCAGAGGAAGCAGGGGGTTTTCTGGAAGACCTGGCGTGGCCGATACTATCCCCTGAAGACCACCGTCATGATGATCGCACCCATCGCTATCGAGAACAAGTCGTAG